The uncultured Carboxylicivirga sp. genomic interval GTACTATTACAATATGAAGGCTATCCCATTGATTTTCGAAAAATAGTGATTAAAGAATTATAAAAGAACTAAACAAAATCAATCGATTAATCCCATCTAAAAAATATAATTACACATAATATTATAGTTCATATAGGGAATTTCCCACTTTTAAGATTAAAATATCTTAATTTCTAAACTTTTTAGTTTGAGAGAGGTTTCCCTTACAAACAAACGAACACAATGATTCAAATATTCTGATTTGGTTGATCAATCGAATCAAAACCTACTTCTATCATTGCTAAATTAAATATTATGAAAGATAATGTTATTATAATTACAGGTGCAGCCAGTGGATTAGGCTATGCAACTGCCTTAGAACTTGCAGAGAGAGAAGCCAAAGTTACCTTAGTAGATTACAACAAAGAAGCTTTAGAAAAAGCTAAAGACGAAATTCAGAAAGCATTTCCTGATGCGCAATTATTGACAGTTGTAGCCGATGTTTCAAATGAAATGCAGGTAGAGAACTATGTGAACGAAACCTTTAAACAATTTGGTAGGATTGATGGCTTATACAACAATGCCGGTATTGAAGGAAAACAAGCTCCCATGGTTGATTACGACATCGATGTATTTAAAAAAGTAATTGACATTAACATTTTGGGGGTTTATTATGGAATGCGTTATGTTATTCCAATTATGAAAAAACAAGGGTACGGTCGTATTGTAAATGTTTCATCAGTAGGTGGTATCAGGGCCGTGATAAATCAAACCGCTTATGTAGCCAGCAAACATGCTGTTAGTGGTATGACAAAAAATGCAGCCATCGAATATGGTAAAGATGGCATTTTAACCAATGCTATTGCCCCAGGTGCTATTTTAACTCCAATGGTAGCCAATGCTTTTAAAGAAGTAAATGCAACAGATCCTAAATCTGCTGAGAAAGAATATGCTCAACGTAATCCAACCAGAACTTTGGGAAGACCCGTTGATGTTGCTAAAGCAGTTGCTTTCTTAATTAGTTCTGACAACGGTTACATTAGTGGTCAAACCATTGCTATTGATGGAGGTGAATCAAGACTATACGGAAACGCATAATTCTTTTTTATTCTTTATAATAACCATAAAGGCTGTCTTATATGAGATGGCCTTTTTTATAATGCACTGCTTCATTGACACTTATATTCACTACTTTCTACTGTCTTGAAAATAATAACTACATTTACGTCATTAATAATTTAATAAACAATATTCTATGATTTTAGGAGTATGCCAATGGCTAAGTAGTAAATTAGGTTGGGACGTAAAATTAATTAGAATTGCCTTTGTTATTGCAGCATTATTTTTTGCAACAGGAGTTGGTCTTTATTTAATTTTATGGTTGGTTAAAATGTTTTCAAAATAAAAAAACGAAAGCCGGATAGCTAACATCCGGCTAATTATACCATATTTCAAATAACTTCCGTCATATTTTCTTCGATGAGACAACTGATAATGTAACGAATAGAAAATCTAAAAGAACTATCTTATCATTACGAACGTTGCATCCTTCTGTCAATTTTTTCAATCAACTCATTGGAAGGAATACATCCCCAATTCACAAAATCCATTTTCCATTCGTTGTGAATAGTTACCCAATTAATGGTAACCCTATAAGCCATTGTTTTTGAAAACAAAGGTTCGTAAAACTCCTCAATACTGGTTGCTGTATTTGCATCATGATTCACTCTAACAATTCTCTTATCAATCATGTAATTCAAATCTTGATTTAAAGCACTGGCATATTCTGCTGTTTCTTTAATAAAGCCATATTTATCTACAATCTCAGCTTGATCAGTTCCCATATAAAGCATTTCTTCGCTCATCATATCACTTATCGTATCCATATCCCATGATTTAAATGCCCGATGAAATTTATCCAGTAAAGTACTTATCTCACGCTGAATAACATTTAAATCAATCCTTTCGTTATGCGTCGCTTTCATATCGTCTAATTTTAGTAACCAATAAAATCCATTTTTAAATAAGTTACTATCATTAGTAATGTGTTGTCAATAGCTAATCATCTGAATCAAAAAAGAGGCCTTGATAATCAAGACCTCCCTTTGTATAACGTTTTTCTCTACTATGATTTCATTGCTTTATAAATAAGTGCTCCAACAGCAGCTCCGGCAATTGGTATTACAATAAACAACCAAAGCTGAGCCAAAGCCCAATCG includes:
- a CDS encoding nuclear transport factor 2 family protein, producing the protein MKATHNERIDLNVIQREISTLLDKFHRAFKSWDMDTISDMMSEEMLYMGTDQAEIVDKYGFIKETAEYASALNQDLNYMIDKRIVRVNHDANTATSIEEFYEPLFSKTMAYRVTINWVTIHNEWKMDFVNWGCIPSNELIEKIDRRMQRS
- a CDS encoding glucose 1-dehydrogenase — encoded protein: MKDNVIIITGAASGLGYATALELAEREAKVTLVDYNKEALEKAKDEIQKAFPDAQLLTVVADVSNEMQVENYVNETFKQFGRIDGLYNNAGIEGKQAPMVDYDIDVFKKVIDINILGVYYGMRYVIPIMKKQGYGRIVNVSSVGGIRAVINQTAYVASKHAVSGMTKNAAIEYGKDGILTNAIAPGAILTPMVANAFKEVNATDPKSAEKEYAQRNPTRTLGRPVDVAKAVAFLISSDNGYISGQTIAIDGGESRLYGNA
- a CDS encoding PspC domain-containing protein, whose amino-acid sequence is MILGVCQWLSSKLGWDVKLIRIAFVIAALFFATGVGLYLILWLVKMFSK